A window of Phaseolus vulgaris cultivar G19833 chromosome 4, P. vulgaris v2.0, whole genome shotgun sequence genomic DNA:
AATACTCACCATAAATATCCTACAAACTTGTTTCACTTAAAAGCATGTGAGAAACCTTGTTGCTTTTAAGTCTTTTAGTCCTGAAACCAAGGTAAAAAAAGAAACATTTTTATTGCTTGCACTCTTGGAGCATCAATTACATGACAGAAATCTACAATGCCCCTAACAGAAACAAAACAGATGTTTAGCTACATGTTCCCTTCCCCTACCCTTGTGTTTGCATAGCCACACATCCAATTGAGTAGTTGTGGCTTAGTAGACAAATGCAGTGTACTAAAATGTAACATTCAAATAGGACATTAAAAAGAACTTACCTTGAAGAAATATATTTATCAACTTCTTCTGTCTTCTCAGGaccataaacaaaccatttttcttCAATAAGAGTTGTATCTTGTATATTGATATCTGCattgttacttttttttagaaaactTGCTACAACCCGAATCACAATAATATAATCATTTCAAATGGATTTTGAGAATTACCTTGTAAAAGAACAGTACATTCATTGTTATAACTTTTGAGCTTCCAAAATATTTTACCATCGTTGTCCAGAAATTCAGGCTTAATTCTTATAGCATGAGAATCACGTTTCTCTGTAACATTAGAAAAACAAATGACAAAATCTTACAATAGCAGAAACATTAAATTCTTACAAGATATCTAAGTTACAATATGTACCCAAACTATCCATTTTAAGAGcagtaatatatttatatttatgaaatCAATTCCCAGTctgtattttttgaaaaataaatgcTTCGCTGCAAACAATCAATTTTtcataagaaaatgataaatttaaaaCCTTATTTCATAACTGAATGTTATTATGTGAAAACTTTAGGCGTTATAACATAATGAATAATTCACAAAGCTCATCATACCTTTTGGAAGTACACCCTTTAACTTGAGCACCTTATCATGAGCTTGAACCACTTCACCTTTTAGCTTTGCAAGTAGAGCATTACGCTTCTCCATTCGAAGTGGAGTCCCCTTCAACATAATAGTTTTAACCATCTCATTCTTCAACTGCTTCCTAAGATccttctcctataaataggatgcATACAAGATTACAAACACGATATAACAGCAAGAAATATCCAGATACAAAGAACGTAACACCTAGCTTGCTGTTACCTTATCCATAGCTTCAGCAACCTTGGATTTTGCTTCTTTTACATCTTCTGCATGTCTTGAATTTTGATCTTCAATACAACTCCTCAATTTGCTGGACACATTAAGCATATTTCCAACCACTTTAAACAAGATTATGAAGACAACaacagagaaaagaaaaagatggataaagagataaaacaataaaacaaaaGCAAAATACACAGTAAAGCTATTTTCTCATTTATGTGAAACACATACCTAGTGCCTAAAGCTTCATCACAAAGAAATTTCAGCAAAGTGAGCTTTAAAGACAAATCCAAATTGTAATATCCATTGGTGCCTTCTTCAAGCCAATCCAAAGGAAAATCCTTTAATATATGATCAGATTCAGCAAGTAAATCCTTCAGAGCTTTCAACCATGAATTACTTCCCTTGCCAATTGTCAAGGATGGAGACCTACACCAAAGTCACACAAAAGTTATCACTGCCCAACCAAGCAATTCAATCAAAGATACAAGGGATAACTCACTCATTTTCTGAATCAGCAAGTATTAGGGTCAACATTCTAATTTGAAATTGAACCGCCAAAGTGTTTTGTCCTCGACGCAAATTTTGTTTACGTACCAATTCTCGTAAAATGGCCTCAGCTTCTCCTTTCTTGAGATCAAGGGCCTGATTAAAATTATACACGGAAAAATGTGAAAAAGGACTGGATAAAGCAATTATGAATTGCTGCAACATGTCAGTGTAAAACAAGAATTATATATGTAACAATGCGTCATTATATCTGGATGTATAATTTAATGTTACaccaaaaacaaaatatcaCCCTCAACAGCGTTAAAATGGGGGCATACCTTTCCAAATAGTCTGCAAAACTCTAAGAGCTGCAATACATCCCCAACATTTTCAGGTGGAAGCTCAATCTCCAATATTTTCGTTAACTCAGCTGCAGGAGGCAAATGAATTTCCTCTTCAGTTTTATCTATCACCAAGTTCATATCAACACTTGCAAACCTTGCTATTCCCAATTGGACTTTGGCACCAGCACAACTATCTATCGGTACAGTACTGTTACAATTTTCAGCGTTCATATGCTGCATATCTTGCTTTGGAGCCGAAGTCATTGGAAGAATGAAATCATTTGCAGGATCCACAGAAATAAGGTGATGATTTCTATGTTCTGGTATTTGTACCCCAGACAAAGATTTTCCTTCAGCATCAGTTCCTAACAATTTTTTAGTATCTACCTTTGTTTCCCTTTCAGAGACTTTGTTACAAGCTTTGGTGCCGTTATTTGCATTTCCTTTTTCCTCATTTGGAACTTCTTCGCAAATTTTACGCCTTTTGTGGCACTTCTTTTTGCCAGCACTATTACCATTTTTCCCATTAGATATTTCCTTTAATTCTTCACGCTTTGCTTTCTTACATATTTTGGTTGAAGTCTTCTGAGTGTTAACAGGATCAAGCTTTAAACTACTGTTTCTTTCAGAAGAGTTTTCCTTCCCCATTTCCCCTGAGAGAAATACTACAAGTtcctgaaataaaataaaaaaaatagaacatcAACCAAAACTCACAAGAGCATAAGCTACGATGCATGTGTACAGGTATCACATAAGACACAATGCTACAGGTAAATATGACAATCAAACAGACCAAAAAAAGGTATCTattaaatcaaatataattataaattacttttattttattaacttatttttcttgatttctaGATTTTTGGTCATATAGCTTGTAATTTATATCGGTGAGCCATCATCAGGATGTTATTGCTAGTCTTTAATTCGTTTCTTGAAAGGAAATGTATAATtgtaattaaaatgaaataaaaatatcatactCAAGTTATGATATTGTCCCCTTGGTTATGGAAGGAACAAGATATATATTAGAGGTTTTAAAGACAAAAAGTCAAGTTTTGATACAAAGGAACATATAGAGTACGCATATAAATATCCAGTAAAAGATATGAGTACATAGTCCATTTTAACGTATTGAAGCATCTTAGGTATGAAAATTTAATCTATACAGTcgttgacaaaaaaaaatgcatttctgAATATCTATACAAATGTGATTATAACCTTAATTTATAGatatttataactaaatttaaaaaaataattaaagctatataaatcaaatcaaatctaaaaaaaatatcaaatctatcctaacaaatagaaaataaaatattacagaATAATTATCTCCTAACCATATAACATATAGCATACAATTAACATGGATGTGAAGATTAGATGTAATAAGTAAAACAATTTCAACTATTCATGCATAGTCATACAGCAAAAATTAACTCCTCTCACTAGGTGCACCACACGCATATAAACCATGTGCACCAATAAGTTACGCGTATATGCCAATAACTAAGATAAATTAACCAGATAAAAGGTAAGGTACCTTCTCTGATGCAATTGGTTTCATGGATGAAGCAACTTTGCTAGCTAGAACTTGATCATGTTTATGCTCCTGTCATCATTAACAAAGCATGAATGTGCATTCATAGGAGTTTTTTTAACCAGAAAACACAAGTAAACTTGCTTTGCAAGCAGAACATTCACCTCTTCATACACAGAAGTCTTTGCGACAAGCATTTCAGACACAGATTTAAACCCAGTTGCCTTGGCCGTATGAAACAGTTGACCAGTAGGCAGTTCACCTCTTTTCTTCCTAAAATGAGTACTCATCTTTCAGAATGAACTCAGGATACAATACCAACTGAAAATacacagaaaaataaaaacgaaAGAAACTCACCGGCAAAAGCTGCAGTTGCAAAAGTTTCTACATTTTGGACAAGCCCAATTGTCCAACTTCTCTACCTCTTCGGCATTTTCTCCATACCTAATTCACCATAAAAAGATCCTCAGAAGGGAAAACGCATTCAAAATATTCACCAGCAGTCATGCAGTAATTCCTACATGACATACACACTTGGGAACtggtttttcaaatttttacaGACTGATTTCTTTGGATAATTGGTGTTAAAACAATGGACACTCTTGGAAAGTTAAAAATGCCTTTGCCATAATCATGGCCAGAAATAAGcttaaattgataaaataactcagaaaaataaataaaacattttcaaaagataaaaagaaaaccCGAACGTTTTTACATTGCGGAACTTAACCTATTCATGAGGCATTTCTGACAGAATTTAATGGGACAGGGCTTCCCATTTTTCGAATTCTTGCAAGAAGCAGCGAAATCCATTGTTTTTTGCCGGCACTTCAACACAGAAAACAAAGCAAACAAAAATGTTATCATCTAAATAAACCTCAAAAtctataaagaaaaacaaacacaaacgaAATGACACACACAACGTAAATGTAAAACCGGATCGTCAAAAAATATCACCATCATTATAATACCCATCAACCAAAGTTCCCTTTCTAAACCACTACACCCGCACAACTAAaacagaaagaaaaaacaaaagtaaCAGCAAAACTAcaacacaacaaacataattattttagaaGACTACAAACATCTTGTCAAATGCTCAAATCAAATAAATCCCTAGAACCAACAAAGCTCTCCAGAAATGCAACTCAATTGCATGCACTCAAACTCAATACAATTAACTTAGCTGAAACAACTCTATGCAAGCCTATTCACACGTTCAGCAATACAACAACATCATTCTTGTATAATCCCACCCCATCAGCCAAAGTTCCCTTTTTTCACGTAATTTCCACTTTCCCTCACATACCCACATTCAGATTTCGCATTCTCCACAAACCCCAACACCCCACaacgcaaaaaaaaaaaaaaaaaacacaaaaaaacacaaaaaaaatgaatggGCAACACTAGaactcaaaagaaaaagaaaaaaaaaaaagtacctGGTGACATGTTTTTCCATTTGCAGAATCGTAGATTCTACTTCCCACGATCCGAACACCGGGAGAATTGCACCTTTTGGGCTTCTTACCACCGGCAGCAACCAGGTTCATGTTCTTCTGCTGAGCAGAGGAGAACCCGGGTTCAATATTGGAGTTGGAGATTGCCGTAATAGCCATTGGAGTTTGCAAGAGCTACCAACACAGACACACAGAGAAGACTCTTGCCTGTTGGGTGGGTTTTCAAAGTAAAGCTGAAGTGTTAAGACACAGAAATTTGGACACTAATAAGGGTTTGGTGTAAAAAATTTCAGCTTCTGTTTTGGAAACTTTTGTTTCCCTCTTTCAAAGCTTGGGTGGCGGGAACAGGAAAGGGCAAAAACAATTTGTATATGTGTGCCCAAATTTGAATTTCACAAACTTGAAAGGTTGTAATTTTTCATCATTTCTTACAAATATGGAcagttttatctttaaaatagtaaaatattaaaaaataaatttatctatttctataaaaaaaaatcaaaatttatctATTTCTAAAAATATCCTATTCTTttactgtttgattttttttccttttttaataaaaataaaaaataaaggatTGTGTCCTAAAAATTAAAGGGTTGTATCCTTTGGATACAAATAGAATTGAAAATCATGGGAGATAGTGAAATATATAAAAGCAACTTCATCGATTGTGATATTAATAAAAGAGAAACGGATATTAAACTCTTTTTAATgttatcatttaaatttatttgaaatcaTTTTAATGATAAGATTAAGCATTAATTGTattcttttaattgttttttctatttttagggttatttatatgataaaaaatacaataaatcttcttaattttaataaaatacttgtacatttttgtattttactattttttttcatttaacaCAATCagtaaatatgtttttaaattttacagattataaaatatataagagTATAATTAATGTCATTTTTGaactttataaataataaataaataaaaactctcCAAAAATTAACACTTTCCaaataataacttttaataGTGTCATTAtttcttgaaaaaaatataataataattgtaacaACCTATATCACGATACTATACATCTATTCTGATGTATTATTATCCAACAggtatataaaactaaaaatatttcaaaaaatatataatacatatctatataattttacagcataacttttaaattttttaaacattttaagtGTAACTGACCTTTGACTTCAATTTCAGTTTCAGAatatataactaattaattctcttaaaaacatttaaaaggAGATTTATTATGGATTCAACTTTATTAATAGaatcaaaatcatattttaaattaattatcacCTAATATCCATCAATTTATTCAACGgtctca
This region includes:
- the LOC137837194 gene encoding uncharacterized protein yields the protein MAITAISNSNIEPGFSSAQQKNMNLVAAGGKKPKRCNSPGVRIVGSRIYDSANGKTCHQCRQKTMDFAASCKNSKNGKPCPIKFCQKCLMNRYGENAEEVEKLDNWACPKCRNFCNCSFCRKKRGELPTGQLFHTAKATGFKSVSEMLVAKTSVYEEEHKHDQVLASKVASSMKPIASEKELVVFLSGEMGKENSSERNSSLKLDPVNTQKTSTKICKKAKREELKEISNGKNGNSAGKKKCHKRRKICEEVPNEEKGNANNGTKACNKVSERETKVDTKKLLGTDAEGKSLSGVQIPEHRNHHLISVDPANDFILPMTSAPKQDMQHMNAENCNSTVPIDSCAGAKVQLGIARFASVDMNLVIDKTEEEIHLPPAAELTKILEIELPPENVGDVLQLLEFCRLFGKALDLKKGEAEAILRELVRKQNLRRGQNTLAVQFQIRMLTLILADSENESPSLTIGKGSNSWLKALKDLLAESDHILKDFPLDWLEEGTNGYYNLDLSLKLTLLKFLCDEALGTSKLRSCIEDQNSRHAEDVKEAKSKVAEAMDKEKDLRKQLKNEMVKTIMLKGTPLRMEKRNALLAKLKGEVVQAHDKVLKLKGVLPKEKRDSHAIRIKPEFLDNDGKIFWKLKSYNNECTVLLQDINIQDTTLIEEKWFVYGPEKTEEVDKYISSRTKRLKSNKVSHMLLSETSL